A genomic window from Ischnura elegans chromosome 10, ioIscEleg1.1, whole genome shotgun sequence includes:
- the LOC124166803 gene encoding uncharacterized protein LOC124166803 translates to MRIDTEDMTFARQIHGTRVAYGEAGDCYSSLDCPQGRFSVNLKGTGLRVHSSMEWEGHGSGAAVHVSRKDDGGGKVWWLLWSLPPSRSTMDSARHNAKRWRWPLLTTNNCQTCVFSQGRQEDVAQPLNALKPLSSCMNVMEQRTPLERWQSER, encoded by the exons ATGAGAATTGACA CTGAAGATATGACCTTTGCGAGGCAGATACATGGTACAAGAGTGGCTTATGGGGAAGCGGGCGATTGCTACAGCTCCCTAGACTGTCCTCAGGGTCGTTTCAGTGTCAACCTCAAGGGTACTGGACTCAGGGTTCATAGCAGTATGGAGTGGGAGGGACATGGCTCAGGGGCAGCTGTTCATGTCAGCAGGAAAGAC GATGGTGGTGGGAAGGTGTGGTGGCTACTGTGGAGCCTGCCACCCAGCAGGAGCACCATGGATAGTGCTAGACATAATGCCAAGAGATGGAGGTGGCCTCTGTTGACAACAAACAATTGCCAAACTTGTGTCTTCAGCCAGGGGCGGCAGGAAGATGTTGCTCAGCCACTAAATGCATTAAAACCTTTGTCATCATGCATGAATGTGATGGAGCAACGCACACCATTGGAACGATGGCAGAGTGAAAGATAG